In Glycine max cultivar Williams 82 chromosome 15, Glycine_max_v4.0, whole genome shotgun sequence, the DNA window GAGTTAGGAAGGCCATTGATAACGAGTTTCCAGAAGGTGATAAACCCTTTGTGTGGGCCTTCAATCTTCAAGTCCCAACCAAGGATAACTATAGTGCCATTGCATATTTTACAACCAAAGAGTCAGTTCTTGAGGATTCGCTAATGGACAAGTTCTTGAAGGGTGACAATGCATTCAGAAACTCAAGGCTTAAGCTGATTGCCAACATTGTAAAAGGTCCTTGGATTGTCAGAAAAGCTGTTGGAGAGCAGGCTATTTGCATAATTGGGCGTGCCCTTTCCTGTAAATATTGCACGGGGGAGAATTTCATAGAAGTAGATATTGATATAGGGTCTTCCATGGTTGCAAGTGCAATCGTTCATTTGGCATTTGGTTACATTTCAACTTTGACTGTTGACTTGGCTTTTCTTATTGAGAGCCAAGCTGAATCAGAGCTTCCAGAAAAAATATTAGGCGCTTTCAGATTTTCTGACCTTGATCCTGCTTCAGCTAGAACAATTGAGCTATCAActgttgtgagttgtgacaaTGCACAAACATCTTTACCTACTAGATTGTGGAAGTCAATTGGACAGGGCTTTTCCCATATTCTTCATTCAGGTCCTCTAGAAGATGGCTCTACTTCTGGTTCAGAACATACTAACGATGTAGATCACAAAGATAATCCAACTGACATCACGAACTGGTGAGTTTTATATAGTTGTGATTACCATTTTGATAACATGATTACAGatgctttttaaatttaagtccaCTGTTGAAATATTCTGTGTTTAGAACTTCTGTTTCTCAACTACTCAGAACTTATTTATAAACATACATGTAGTTATGTTTGGTTTTTCATTTTGGGTTTAAAAATGCCTTGTTAATATTATGATATTTCTATGCAGCACTAGCCTAATTACTTACCCGGTATGTACATAGGCTGATTTACCATTCTCTATGTGTTTCTAACTGATCTTCATAGCCTTTCACGTCAAACTACAATTACTATTACAGCATgctctctttccttttttattcttttttagtttcatttgtGGCTTTATGTCTAAAGCTACATTACGACAAAAGACCTTAGGCATATAAGTAGTCGACATATACCTAAAACATTGTTCCCAAGTATAAACATTGTCCCTTTACTTCATATGGCCTTAAAGGCCTTATATTTCCTACATGTTTTaatcattttgtattttctgTACAATGATTTTGTTTGCAGATATACTGGAATAATTGAAAGGGGTACCATTTGAGGTCATTATTCTTTTAGCCATTTTTTATGATTGGATTCATAGCATCTGTTGTATGACTTAATTCTTGCCTATGGCTGTATTTTGTAATACTAAAGAAAGTTAGAAAACTTAAGAGTGGCCCCATTTTTTTTTGGCTggattattatatatatcttttaaagtAAATTCTAGTAATGTTTATAGTTGACGAGTTAGTCTTTGTCTGTCAATTAAAATCATGACATTTGTTTGTTTGGGGTAAATTTTTGTGGCTATCTCAATTAGAACTAGTTCAACTTTTTAAGCTGGATATTATGAATATTTTCCTTGACAATTATTCAATGAGGTTAAATGCTTCTAAatgggaaataaaaaaaatgttgacgaCTAAAATGGACATTCATCGAACTTTACTGCACAGAATCTAAAT includes these proteins:
- the LOC100791517 gene encoding protein ENHANCED DISEASE RESISTANCE 2-like isoform X2 codes for the protein MASVGDRKESEWMDRIISEGAIPLLEPDNCSNGWATPPGDAFMVRGPEYFTTRVKVPAGDYMLKPLGFDWIKSSVKIGEILKDPNSRVRKAIDNEFPEGDKPFVWAFNLQVPTKDNYSAIAYFTTKESVLEDSLMDKFLKGDNAFRNSRLKLIANIVKGPWIVRKAVGEQAICIIGRALSCKYCTGENFIEVDIDIGSSMVASAIVHLAFGYISTLTVDLAFLIESQAESELPEKILGAFRFSDLDPASARTIELSTVVSCDNAQTSLPTRLWKSIGQGFSHILHSGPLEDGSTSGSEHTNDVDHKDNPTDITN
- the LOC100791517 gene encoding protein ENHANCED DISEASE RESISTANCE 2-like isoform X1, which translates into the protein MASVGDRKESEWMDRIISEGAIPLLEPDNCSNGWATPPGDAFMVRGPEYFTTRVKVPAGDYMLKPLGFDWIKSSVKIGEILKDPNSRVRKAIDNEFPEGDKPFVWAFNLQVPTKDNYSAIAYFTTKESVLEDSLMDKFLKGDNAFRNSRLKLIANIVKGPWIVRKAVGEQAICIIGRALSCKYCTGENFIEVDIDIGSSMVASAIVHLAFGYISTLTVDLAFLIESQAESELPEKILGAFRFSDLDPASARTIELSTVVSCDNAQTSLPTRLWKSIGQGFSHILHSGPLEDGSTSGSEHTNDVDHKDNPTDITNCTSLITYPIYWNN